Proteins from a genomic interval of Niabella soli DSM 19437:
- the tsaE gene encoding tRNA (adenosine(37)-N6)-threonylcarbamoyltransferase complex ATPase subunit type 1 TsaE has protein sequence MEKVFSLSNIIQAASWLLENLGDKKVVAFYGEMGAGKTTFIYTLCQILEVEDMVSSPTFSIINEYKFADSGKPGSVYHMDLYRLRDEEEAVRAGVEDCLYSGHYCFVEWPEKAPDLFPEATLFVSVSVVDDQNRKIEILPK, from the coding sequence ATGGAAAAAGTATTTTCTTTGAGCAATATCATACAAGCCGCTAGCTGGCTGCTGGAAAACCTGGGCGATAAAAAGGTAGTGGCCTTTTACGGGGAGATGGGGGCAGGAAAAACAACCTTTATTTACACTTTGTGCCAGATATTGGAAGTGGAAGATATGGTAAGCAGCCCCACGTTCTCTATTATTAATGAATACAAGTTTGCCGATAGTGGTAAGCCGGGCTCTGTTTATCACATGGACCTGTACCGGTTACGGGATGAAGAAGAGGCGGTGAGGGCCGGTGTGGAAGATTGTTTGTACAGCGGACATTATTGTTTTGTGGAATGGCCCGAAAAAGCACCCGACCTGTTCCCGGAAGCAACCTTGTTTGTGTCCGTTTCTGTAGTGGATGACCAAAACAGGAAAATAGAAATACTCCCAAAATAA
- a CDS encoding Rieske (2Fe-2S) protein, whose product MNKQREWHLIALHPNELNFNAENLAEIKVAGKHLCIARVKDRLFACTAKCPHAAHPLVNGYVNVQGDIVCALHRYKFNLETGKNTTGEGYPLKTYPVEEREDGWYVGIEKGSWFGF is encoded by the coding sequence ATGAACAAACAACGGGAATGGCACCTCATTGCCCTGCACCCTAATGAACTGAACTTTAATGCCGAAAACCTGGCGGAAATAAAAGTGGCAGGGAAGCATCTGTGTATCGCCCGGGTAAAGGACCGGCTCTTTGCCTGCACTGCCAAATGTCCTCATGCCGCTCACCCATTGGTGAACGGCTATGTGAACGTGCAGGGGGATATTGTTTGTGCGCTACACCGTTATAAATTCAATTTGGAAACGGGTAAAAATACAACAGGTGAAGGCTACCCGCTGAAAACCTACCCGGTGGAAGAACGGGAAGATGGTTGGTATGTGGGGATTGAAAAGGGCTCCTGGTTTGGGTTTTAG
- the pgl gene encoding 6-phosphogluconolactonase: protein MSTPVKLIWKDKEALSLAAAYYFVDACAKSIATNDRFTVAFSGGSTPKRLFELLALPEFSSNIDWKKVFIFWSDERFVPHTNDESNYKTSKIALLDHVKIPKKNIFVTPTKGEPAACAAEYEASVKAVLGKSASFDLTLLGMGDDGHTASLFPGTTILSEQKRLVKEVWVESKQTWRISFTYPLINKSKQVMLLVGDANKYPVLKKIFAKNAKYLFPVQGVNPAKGQTIWMLDEAAVTGQ, encoded by the coding sequence ATGAGTACCCCCGTAAAATTGATTTGGAAAGATAAAGAAGCATTAAGCCTGGCAGCAGCTTATTATTTTGTAGATGCCTGTGCAAAAAGTATCGCCACTAACGATCGCTTTACCGTGGCTTTTTCTGGTGGCAGCACGCCCAAACGCTTGTTTGAGCTATTGGCTCTGCCGGAATTCAGCAGCAATATCGACTGGAAAAAAGTATTTATTTTTTGGAGCGACGAGCGCTTTGTGCCCCATACCAACGATGAAAGCAATTATAAAACCAGTAAAATAGCGTTACTCGACCACGTAAAAATTCCGAAGAAAAATATTTTTGTCACACCCACTAAAGGAGAACCTGCGGCATGCGCAGCGGAATATGAAGCCAGTGTAAAAGCCGTGCTGGGTAAGAGTGCTTCATTTGATCTGACACTTTTAGGCATGGGCGATGATGGCCATACCGCGTCCTTATTCCCCGGTACCACTATTTTGAGCGAACAAAAAAGGCTGGTGAAAGAAGTTTGGGTAGAAAGTAAACAAACCTGGCGGATCAGTTTTACCTACCCGCTTATCAATAAGAGCAAACAGGTGATGCTTCTTGTAGGTGATGCCAATAAATACCCTGTGCTTAAAAAGATATTTGCCAAAAACGCGAAGTACTTGTTTCCGGTACAGGGGGTAAATCCTGCAAAAGGACAAACGATCTGGATGCTGGATGAAGCGGCGGTTACGGGGCAGTAA
- a CDS encoding alanine dehydrogenase, which yields MSKIKAIVSTSFSYETQAETLDIRVKGGGMVIGIPKEIAFQENRVSLTPDAVAVLVNNGHSVMVEHNAGDAAHYRDAEYSEAGAKIVYSREEVFKAPILLKSAPVIEEDLSLLQFGQIIISPLHLSVLRREVLHAMMLKKITALSFENLKDDTDNYPIVRSMSEIAGSSVMLIAAQYLSSANYGKGVLLGGITGIAPTKVVIIGAGIVGEYAARAALALGASVKLFDSNISRLKRLENAIGHRLWTSVLEPKLLAKQLKTCEVAVGALANESGRSPLVVTEEMVSGMRQGSVIIDATIDRGGCFETSEVTSHESPIFLKYGVIHYCVPNIPSGFARTASQAISNVLTPLLVEAGDEGGIEKLVWHQLHLRNGIYLFRGHLTNFYLSQRFDLKYTDLNLLIASQR from the coding sequence ATGAGTAAGATAAAGGCCATAGTGAGTACCTCCTTCAGTTATGAAACCCAGGCAGAAACACTGGATATCCGCGTAAAAGGTGGCGGTATGGTTATCGGCATTCCCAAGGAAATCGCCTTCCAGGAAAACCGGGTTTCCCTTACACCCGATGCGGTTGCTGTTTTGGTGAATAACGGGCATTCCGTAATGGTGGAGCACAATGCAGGAGATGCGGCCCACTATCGAGATGCGGAATACAGCGAGGCCGGGGCCAAAATCGTTTACTCCCGGGAAGAGGTGTTTAAGGCCCCCATTCTTTTAAAAAGCGCACCGGTGATTGAAGAAGACCTGTCGCTGCTCCAATTTGGACAGATCATTATTTCACCCTTGCATTTATCTGTTTTGAGAAGGGAAGTGCTGCACGCCATGATGCTGAAAAAAATCACCGCGCTTTCTTTTGAGAACCTGAAAGACGATACCGATAATTACCCGATCGTGCGCAGCATGAGTGAAATTGCGGGAAGTTCTGTAATGCTTATCGCAGCGCAATACCTGAGTTCCGCGAACTACGGAAAAGGAGTGTTGTTGGGCGGTATCACCGGTATTGCACCCACCAAAGTGGTCATCATCGGTGCAGGTATTGTTGGAGAGTATGCAGCCCGCGCTGCACTGGCATTAGGGGCATCTGTAAAATTATTCGATAGCAATATTTCCCGGTTAAAACGACTGGAAAACGCGATCGGCCACCGGTTGTGGACCTCCGTACTGGAGCCCAAGTTGCTGGCCAAACAATTAAAGACCTGCGAGGTGGCGGTGGGGGCCCTGGCCAATGAATCGGGAAGGAGCCCGTTGGTGGTTACGGAAGAAATGGTCAGCGGTATGCGCCAGGGATCCGTGATCATTGATGCCACCATTGACCGCGGCGGTTGTTTTGAAACCTCGGAGGTGACTTCTCATGAAAGTCCGATCTTTTTGAAATATGGCGTTATCCATTATTGTGTACCCAATATTCCTTCCGGCTTTGCGCGCACAGCCTCGCAGGCCATCAGCAATGTATTAACCCCCTTGCTGGTTGAAGCGGGCGATGAAGGCGGCATTGAAAAGCTGGTATGGCACCAGCTACATCTCCGGAACGGTATTTACCTGTTCCGCGGCCACCTCACCAATTTTTATTTGAGTCAGCGGTTTGATCTGAAATATACGGATCTGAACCTGCTGATTGCCAGCCAGAGATAA
- the hflX gene encoding GTPase HflX: protein MLDKKNVIQGTETAVIVGVVTKEQTEQQVNEYLDELAFLAETAGAETKKRFIQKLAHPDTRTFVGKGKLEEINQYIISHGINLVIFDDELTGAQLNNIEKVINTKTIDRSDLILDIFARRAKTAEAKAQVELAQYQYILPRLRGMWKHLERLGGGIGTRGPGETEIETDRRIVREKISLLRNRLKEIDKQSATQRKNRGEFIRVALVGYTNVGKSTLMNLLSKREVFAENKLFATLDTTTSKVVFENTPFLLSDTVGFIRKLPHHLIESFKSTLDEVRESDILIHVIDISHPQYEDQMAVVNKTLQELKAGDKLVITVFNKMDLYEKNTFDEWLGADTKKEILQDLYDRWNNETDGNAVFVSATERRNVEGLRSTILNKVKELYQVRYPYKTLFY from the coding sequence ATGCTAGACAAAAAAAATGTAATACAGGGAACGGAAACCGCCGTTATTGTTGGGGTGGTTACCAAAGAGCAAACCGAGCAGCAGGTGAATGAATACCTGGACGAACTGGCGTTTCTGGCGGAAACGGCCGGCGCCGAAACGAAAAAAAGGTTTATTCAAAAACTGGCGCACCCGGACACCCGCACCTTTGTAGGGAAGGGAAAACTGGAAGAAATCAATCAATATATTATTTCGCACGGTATTAACCTGGTGATCTTTGATGATGAGCTTACGGGGGCGCAGCTCAATAATATTGAAAAGGTTATCAATACCAAGACCATCGACCGCTCAGATTTGATCCTGGATATTTTCGCCCGAAGGGCAAAAACCGCAGAAGCAAAAGCGCAAGTGGAGCTGGCCCAATACCAATATATTTTACCACGCTTACGCGGGATGTGGAAACACCTGGAACGTTTGGGAGGTGGTATTGGTACCCGGGGGCCGGGTGAAACGGAGATCGAAACCGACCGCCGTATTGTACGTGAAAAGATTTCACTGCTGCGCAACCGTTTAAAGGAAATAGACAAACAGTCTGCAACCCAGCGAAAAAACCGTGGCGAATTTATACGCGTGGCCCTGGTGGGGTATACCAACGTGGGCAAAAGTACGCTGATGAACCTGCTGAGCAAACGGGAGGTATTTGCCGAAAACAAATTATTCGCTACCCTGGATACTACTACCAGCAAAGTGGTTTTTGAGAACACGCCTTTTCTGTTAAGCGATACGGTAGGGTTCATCCGCAAGCTGCCGCATCATCTGATTGAGAGCTTTAAAAGCACGCTGGACGAGGTAAGGGAATCGGATATATTGATCCATGTAATTGATATTTCACATCCGCAATATGAGGACCAGATGGCGGTGGTAAACAAAACTTTACAGGAGTTGAAAGCCGGCGATAAACTCGTGATCACTGTTTTTAATAAAATGGACCTCTACGAAAAAAATACTTTTGATGAATGGCTGGGCGCCGATACCAAAAAAGAAATTCTGCAGGATTTATACGACCGGTGGAACAACGAAACCGATGGCAATGCCGTATTTGTATCGGCAACGGAACGCAGAAATGTAGAAGGCCTGCGGTCTACCATTTTAAATAAAGTAAAGGAATTATACCAGGTGCGGTATCCGTATAAGACGCTATTTTATTAG
- a CDS encoding anthrone oxygenase family protein — MKKIILYLSVITASGLLMVTVYNSMIDARVWSADIPRSVEAARIYYSHIDPRTFFQFIAPLNQLLVLLLIILFWKDQRLRLYFSLSFFLYALIFLLTLYYFVPRDVLIFSLTSKATAAEMKEALMQWQVVNPVRSLLGLAGIFFTCRGIHHYYVHKRA; from the coding sequence ATGAAAAAAATAATTCTTTATTTATCCGTTATTACCGCTTCCGGCCTGCTGATGGTTACTGTTTATAATTCAATGATAGATGCCCGTGTCTGGAGCGCCGATATACCCAGGTCTGTTGAAGCGGCAAGGATTTATTATAGTCATATTGACCCCCGAACTTTTTTCCAATTTATTGCACCCCTAAACCAGTTGCTGGTGCTTTTATTGATTATACTATTCTGGAAAGACCAGCGGTTGCGTCTTTATTTTTCCCTTTCCTTCTTTCTTTATGCGCTTATCTTTTTGCTGACTTTATATTATTTCGTTCCGCGCGATGTGCTTATTTTCTCCTTAACAAGCAAGGCAACTGCAGCAGAAATGAAGGAGGCTCTTATGCAATGGCAGGTTGTGAACCCAGTAAGATCATTGTTGGGCTTGGCAGGAATATTTTTTACCTGCCGGGGTATACATCATTATTATGTTCATAAAAGAGCATAA